The sequence CGGGTCGGCTGTCGGCGAACAACGTCAAACAAATGGGCTGCGAATAGGTCCTGCCTCAGGAAAGCCGCTCAGAGTTATTTCTGACCGTGAAGAGACAATGCCGGTGCGGAGCGCGATTGCGCGGTCGCACGGGCCTGTTCCCGATATAGGGAGGGATAGGGGCTATTGTAAGGCGCGATGACAGAAACAGCCCGTCTGCGACCGGAAGGCTGTTGACCGTGGCGGCTGGCAGCAATGCTACAGTATAGCGTCGCCCAGGCCCATCATCTTGCCATTGGTGACAATTACCCGGTCGCCCAGTTTTGCCTGTTCGAACAGAAGCCGTGCAAATTCCAGCGGCACACCGATGCAGCCCCGCGTCCCCCAGCCCCATTTGACATCGGAAGCATGGATGGCGACGCCGTCATTGGTCAGCCGCATCATATAAGGCATCGGCGACCCGTAGATATTCGAGACATGGTCCTTGTTCTTCTGCGTGATCGGAAAGACGCCGGTCGGAGTCGGCTTTCTGGAATCACCAAAGGTGATCACCGCGGCACCGATTTCATAGCCAGCGCGGAAGACGGAAATGCTCTCGGCCTTGAGATCGACGGTGACGACCAGTTCGCCATCCGGCACGCCCTCGTCGTCCCATTTATAATAGCCATGGACGAAAGGCTCGTCGATCTGGAGGATGCGCTTGACCACGAACCTGTCGCTCAGCGGCAGTTTTTCGGCAATGTCCACAGGCTCGGCGATCTCTGGTTCGACCAGGGCAGCATTTTGGACAACCGGTTCGGCCACCGCATTCTCGCTGGCCACCGGCGCCGGACGCGCGGAAGAGGATTCGGCGTCGGCGCGGGTCAGCCCCATGACCAGCATCGCGAATATCGCAAATGCCGTCAGCAGCAAAACCGAGGCGCTCACCCGATAGGCTATTTTTTCGACCATCGCTCATACTCCGTAAGTTAACGGAGTGTTTACCATGGATTTGTCGCAAGAAACGGGCGATTTTTCCGCCGTCCCGCAGCGGTACGATGGTTTCCGGTTTATTAAGGGGCAGCGTTAACGGGCCGATCATTGGGGCACCCGCACCGGCAGGTGCCCATGATTTTGCTCTCTCGCGCGGAAAAGTCCTTCCGCTGGACAGGGATTAGCGAGTCTAGAAGACCGCTTTTGCTTCGGCTTCCTTCATCATCGCCTTGCGCACCATCGGTATCGGCGGGCCACCATAGCTGAGGAATTCGTCATGAAATTCCTTCCAGCCGGCGGTCGCACCATTTTCACCGGCCTTCTGCTCGGCAAAATGGGCATCGGTCCAGTCCTCGCGCAACCTGCGGATCATCAGCTTGCCCATTGTGTAATTGAGATAGGCCGGATCATAGGTTCCGCGCGCCGCCTGCTGGGTCGCGTTGCCGAGATCCTGGTAACATTCCTTCCGGAACATATCGAGGCTCTGCTCGACCGTCATCCCGCGTGCGTGCAGGCCGATGGCCGACAGATAGCGGCAATTGCGCAACAGCGCGTTGGACAGCTGCCCGATTTTGGTCTCCGGATCGCCATCGTGCAGGCCGGCCTCAATCATCATCTCCTCGGTATAATGGGCCCAGCCCTCGGCAAAGGCATAGCCGACGAACAATTTCCCGAAGACCGATTTGGCCCGGTTGCTGTGCAGGAAGTTGAGGAAATGGCCGGGCCAGACTTCGTGGATCGAGGTGCCGAGCAGGTCCATCTTGCCGGGAATATAGGCGGCTCTTGTGGCTTCGTCCCACGACGGGTCCGGCGGCGAGATATAATAGACGCTCGGCAGGCCGGTTTCGTACGGGCCCGGAATGTCGATATAGGCGCTATTCTGTCTGTTATAGGGCGGCGATTCCTCGACCTGCGCGACTTCCGTGCCGGGAATGCTCACCAGATCCTTCTCGATCAGAAATGCGCGCAGCGGCGGCAATTGGTCACGGGCTTCCTGCACCGGGCCTTTCTCGGGTTTGTTAGCCGCCATTTTCGCAAAACAGTCGACAATGCTCGCGCCCGGCGCAAAGGCAGCGCAAGCCTTGGCCAAGGCTGCCTGATTGCGCTTGAGATCGGCCCGGCCGATCGCCTCCAGCTCGTCGAGCGAGATATTGACACCCTCGGTCTTGCTCACCATCGCCGCGAATGTCTCGGCACCCAGCGCATAGCCGTCCCTGGTCGCCGGAACCGAACCGATATGGCCGGCCAGATCCTTCATCGCCGCAGCCGCAGCGGCGGCAGCGATATCAAATTGCTGTTGCAGTTCGCTGTCCTTCACCTCGGCAAAGGCGGCCTTGGCGTCGCCGGTGAAATAATCCGCAAATCCGCCAAAAGCGGCCTGCCCGAATTTCAGATAGGTTTCCGGCAAAGGCAATTGCAGATTGTCCTTGATCTGCGCGGCTGCCGCCGGGACGGCATTGGCATATTGGATGAAGGCCTTCATCCGCGTTTCGACATCGGCATAGGGCCGGGCAATATAGACATTGGGGTCCAGCGCGCCGACATAATAGGCGGGATTCCGGTGCGGTGCATCGGCGGTCTCCAGCCAGAAAAGCTCGCCCTCCATCACGCTGACCAGATAGTCCCGCTCGAACAGCTCCGCTTCACTGAGCTCTGCCGCGTCGATCGCCTGCGCCTCCGTTATCGCCTGCTTGCGAATATCAATTGCCTTTTTCAGGCCTGCCTCGCTCCAGTCGGGCAGCTGGCCGTCAAATTCATGTTTGCCCTGATAGACAGCAAATGTCGGGTTGGCGGGGAAATAGCCGTCCAGAAAGCGGGACAAATAGCTGCCCCAGACACTGCTCTGGTCAATCTCCATCGCGGCAACCGGTGCATCCTCTACCTTCTTGCAGCCGGTCACCGTCAAAGCCGCCAGCGATACCGCCAGCATCAGATTGCGCATCTTCATTTCTGTCTCCCCGGGGAATATGTCTGCCGACGACAGACTGGCATAATCGCCAGAGGCTTGGCCAGCGCTATTCGACGAAAGGCAATCGGCAAAATTCCAGTGCCGGCGCACGAATTGATTGCAGCGTCTTGCGGCAATCGCTAGCAGCATCCGGTGATCAGCTCCGCACCGCATCCCTTCACTATCGCCAATTATCGCTACCTCTGGTTCTCGCGACTGGCATCGATGTTTGCGCTCTACGCGATGATGCTGATCCTCGGCTGGCAGGCCTATAATCTGGCGCGCGAA comes from Sphingorhabdus sp. YGSMI21 and encodes:
- a CDS encoding L,D-transpeptidase family protein encodes the protein MVEKIAYRVSASVLLLTAFAIFAMLVMGLTRADAESSSARPAPVASENAVAEPVVQNAALVEPEIAEPVDIAEKLPLSDRFVVKRILQIDEPFVHGYYKWDDEGVPDGELVVTVDLKAESISVFRAGYEIGAAVITFGDSRKPTPTGVFPITQKNKDHVSNIYGSPMPYMMRLTNDGVAIHASDVKWGWGTRGCIGVPLEFARLLFEQAKLGDRVIVTNGKMMGLGDAIL
- a CDS encoding DUF885 domain-containing protein, with amino-acid sequence MRNLMLAVSLAALTVTGCKKVEDAPVAAMEIDQSSVWGSYLSRFLDGYFPANPTFAVYQGKHEFDGQLPDWSEAGLKKAIDIRKQAITEAQAIDAAELSEAELFERDYLVSVMEGELFWLETADAPHRNPAYYVGALDPNVYIARPYADVETRMKAFIQYANAVPAAAAQIKDNLQLPLPETYLKFGQAAFGGFADYFTGDAKAAFAEVKDSELQQQFDIAAAAAAAAMKDLAGHIGSVPATRDGYALGAETFAAMVSKTEGVNISLDELEAIGRADLKRNQAALAKACAAFAPGASIVDCFAKMAANKPEKGPVQEARDQLPPLRAFLIEKDLVSIPGTEVAQVEESPPYNRQNSAYIDIPGPYETGLPSVYYISPPDPSWDEATRAAYIPGKMDLLGTSIHEVWPGHFLNFLHSNRAKSVFGKLFVGYAFAEGWAHYTEEMMIEAGLHDGDPETKIGQLSNALLRNCRYLSAIGLHARGMTVEQSLDMFRKECYQDLGNATQQAARGTYDPAYLNYTMGKLMIRRLREDWTDAHFAEQKAGENGATAGWKEFHDEFLSYGGPPIPMVRKAMMKEAEAKAVF